The DNA sequence TAAAGCCTTTGGAGTAGAGAATATCGCCTAACATAATGGCTGTTTTGTTGCCAAAAAGAGCGTTTATAGAATCTTCACCGCGCCTTGTGTAAGCGTCATCGATCACATCATCGTGAAGCAAACTTGCCGCATGAATAAGCTCGACAATAGCTGCTAGTTTGAGTGAGTCTTCACTCACTCCTGCAATCTTCAAAATAAGTTTTGCTCGTAACCGCTTACCTTTAGGAACTCTGTGAAAGAGCTCAACACTGCGTGCGTCACCTAAAGAGGCAACCATCTCAACCATCAAATTTTCAACTTTTTCTAGCACCTGTTATCCTACCGTGGTTTCTTTTTTGGTTTAAACTCAACTTCTACGCGTTGTAAATTATCTTCTATAAATATATCTAAAATTGCCTCTTTATTCCTTTGATCGAAGTCATTAAAGACGATAAAGAGATAGGTTCTTGAATTCATTTTGTTTTCACCATCAGGCAACAAAGGTATCATCACCCGTTGCAATGGGTATTTTTTTTCTAAAATGTACTGTGTCGGGTACCCTCTATAGTTGACTAAAAGAGTCAACATATTGTTTGTAAAGAGTGTCCAGCGAAGCTTTAACAGATACTCATTATTCGGATTTTCAGCTGTTGGCTTCTTTGTGACCTCTTTATGATTGATAAAAACCAATCCAGGTTCATCCTTTTTAAGGATAAATTGATGCGAATATTCATATTCTACCACAGCAAAAAGCGTGTGCGAACTAAAAATAAGCCAACACAATCCACACCATATTTTATTCATTTTTAGTTAATATATCCCCAACAGCGGTTATAAAAAGATCATTACTATGTTCCATCACAGCATCCATATCTTCCATTAAAACCGTACCAATCATGTTCTCTAGGGCATCTGCATCCATCTGCTTTTCCAGTAAAATTTCCATAGCACTGTAACGATCAACCAGTTCTAAAAGTCTTGTTTTAACAAGCTCTTGGTTAGCATTAAAGAGAATATCGAAAAATTTGCTTCGAGGACTCCCCATAAAAAAGTCATCTTCATCTTCATATAACATCGTTTCTCCTCTGCTTTATAAAGAAAAGATTATAGCACACTAAAGCTTGTCTCATCTGAAATAAAGAAACATTGTTTTGATTTAAAAGAGATTTTAGTGCTAACAAAGTGTTAGCACTAGCCTACTGATCAACCTAAAATCAACAGTATAAGAATGCCTAAATTACAATATTTACATAAAATTATATGTATAATAATCAGCATATTTTATTGTGTTAGTATCATCAAAATCATGAAATGTATTTGTATTATTTGTCTATGAACGTACGTTACATGTAAAGATTTAATGTGACATTTTTCACCCTCCTCTGCCCACAAATGCAATCCCTACTTTTTTAATCATTACTTTTTTTATAAGGTTACTTGACATTGAAAAAAAAATAGTCTATACTTTCAGCAACAAAACAAAAAAGGATTTGAAATGAATCAAGAAACACTCGCTTTACATTACGGATATGATAAACAGCAGTTTGGTACAATGTCAGTTCCTATCTATCAAACTACTGCATACGACTTTGGGAGCGCAGAAACTGCGGCGAACCGTTTTGCACTCAAAGAACTTGGACCTATTTATACACGTCTGAACAATCCTACAACAGATGTCTTAGAAGCACGCATTGCCGCCGTTGAAAATGGTGAAGCAGCGATTGCAACTGCAAGTGGTCAAGCAGCCATCTTTTTTGCCATTGCAAACCTCGCAGAAGCTGGCGATAATATCATTGTTGCAAAGAAGATTTACGGTGGAGCAACAACGCTTTTAACACATACGATTAAACGTTTCGGCATCAAAGCGAAAGTCTTTGATAGTGATAGCGCTGATGATTTGGAAGCACTCATTGATGATAAAACCAAAGCGATTTTCTTTGAAACGCTTTCAAACCCACAGATTGCGATCCCAAACATCGACAAAATCGTCTCTATCGCTAAAAAATACAACATCCTTACCGTCGCTGACAACACTGTAGCAACGCCTATTCTTTTCCAGCCACTTAACCATGGCATTGATGTTAGTGTTCACAGCGCAAGCAAGTATATTAGTGGTCAAGGGAGTGCCATTGGCGGCTTGGTTGTTGAAGCAAAAGGACTTAATGCTAAACTTATTGGAAACCCACGCTATCCACAATTTAATGAGCCAGATGAGAGTTACCATGGTTTAGTCTATGCAACCTTGCCATTCCCGATTTTTTCACTTAGGATTCGCCTTTCTCTGATTCGTGACATTGGAGCAACGATAGCACCGTTTAACTCTTGGTTACTTATTCAAGGGCTTGAGACACTCTCTTTACGTGTTAAAGAGCACTCACGCAATGCGTACAAAGTGGCAAAATTCTTAGCTTCACATCCAAAAGTGAAAAAAGTTTCTTATCCAGGGCTTGAGAGCGATCCTTTACATGTAAGAGCCAAGCAGTACTTTAAAGACGCTCAAACATCAGGTCTTTTAAGCTTTGAAGTGGAAGGCTTAGAGTTTGCAAAACATATTTTAAACTCAACAAAAATCTTCTCTGTTGTGGTTAACATTGGTGATTCTAAGTCTATTATTACCCATCCAGCAAGTACAACACATCAGCAACTCTCACTTAAAGAGTTAGAAAAAGCAGGTGTCAAAGCGGGACTGATTCGTTTAAGTATCGGACTTGAAAATGCGGACGACTTAATTGAAGATCTTAAAATTGCGTTAGGTTAAGGAGTATCAATGTCATTACTCTCAACCAAAGGGATGTATGGTTTAAGTGCCATGTATCAGCTCTTTTTATCAAAGAGTAACAAGCCTTTACAAATCAAAGAGATCTCGGCACGTGCTGAGATCCCTCAGAATTATTTAGAACAACTTTTGATCCTGCTTCGACAAGCAGGCTTAGTGAACAGTGTTCGAGGTGCTTATGGTGGGTATCTTCTTGCGAAAAACGCTGAAGATATTTTGGTCAAAGATATTTTGATCGCACTTGAAGGTAGCCTTGTTGTGACCGATGGAGAGGTAAAAGACCCTGTTTTACGCATTTTTTATGAAGAAAGTAATGCTAAAATACAAGAGATTTTTAACCTACCTCTATCAGAATTCGAAGTTTACGCTCAGCGTCTGAACAACCAACTAAACTATAGTATCTAAGGAGTTTATCATGTATGCACACAATGTAACAGAACTTATTGGCAATACACCCCTTGTAAAACTTAACCATGCATCGAATGCGTCAAACGCTTTGGTTCTTGGCAAATGTGAATTTCTAAATCCTTCGCACTCTGTTAAAGATCGCATTGGATTCAATATGATTAAAACGGCACTTGATAAAGGTTTAATCGATCATAATTCAATTATTATCGAACCAACCAGTGGCAATACAGGTATTGGTTTAGCAACCGTGTGCGCAAGCCTTGGGCTAAAACTCATTCTGACAATGCCTAGTTCTATGAGCTTAGAAAGACGCAAACTTTTGGCTGCACTTGGGGCTGAACTTGTACTTACTGAGCCAACATTGGGCATGAGGGGTGCGGTAGAGAAAGCAACTGAGCTTTCAAAAGAGACGCCAAACTCTTATGTACCACAACAATTTGCCAATGAATCAAATCCAGCCATTCACTATGCCACTACTGCAGAAGAAATTTGGAAAGATACTGACGGAAAAGTGGACATCTTCGTTGCTGCAGTAGGAACAGGTGGAACGATCACAGGAACAGGAAAAAGACTTAAAGAGCTCAATCCAAATATTCAAATTATTGCGGTTGAACCAGAAACATCCCCTGTTCTTTCAGGAGGAGCTCCAGGACCTCATAAAATTCAAGGCATTGGTGCAGGATTTATTCCAGCTGTTTTGGATACAAAAGTGTATGATGAGGTCATCAAGGTAAGCTATGAAAATGCTATTGAAACTTCTCGTAATTTGGCGAAACAAGAAGGACTACTTGTTGGCATTTCCGCTGGTGCAAATGTCTTCGTTGCCTCAGAAATTGCACAAAAAGCAGAAAACAAAGGTAAAACTATTGTTACTATTTTATGCGATACAGGTGAGCGCTATTTAAGTGCAGGTTTATATGAGTATAAAGAGTCGTAAAAACGACTCTTTCTCTTTTTTATCTCTATTTCCTTTGCCTTTAATTGATTTTATGGTACTATTTTCCCAACACAAAAGGGGCATGTGTATACCATGAAAAGAATACCTAGCATTATTCTCAAAAAGCCTATATTACTCGGCTCAATCACTTTTGTTGTTAATCTTTTTATTAGTACAATACCTGTTTTAATCCTCCATGAAAAACATTTAGAGCAATTCAAAAATACATTTGACCTTACAGATTTTCTCAACTCAAACTTACTCCTTGAACAACAAGGAATTGTCCATGGTGCACTTTTTTACTCTTTTTTATTTTCCATTATTCTCTCAACACTTGTAACATTTCTTGCGTTTTTTTTAAAAAAATCTTACCTTGAAGTTGAAAATCTCTCACACTTTGATGGACTCACAGGATTGTATAACCGTTTAATGTTTATGACGATTTTTGAAAAAGAGATTCATAAAGTTAAACGTAACCGTAGCAACCATCTCTTTTTAGTTATTCTTGATATTGATGATTTTAAACCTATTAACGATACTTTTGGACATCTTGTTGGTGATGAAGCCATAAAAACAACAGCACATACACTCCAATACCTCCTTCGTACTTCTGACACAATTGCGCGTTTTGGCGGTGATGAGTTTATTATCTGTATTGTTGACCATGACAAAGACGCAGCTTCGGTTATCGTCAATCGTATTTTAAATGAATTTAACAACAAAACGATTCCAGTGACACGCAATGGCGATAAACATGACCTTCAAATAAACCTAAGCATCGGTTACACTGCCTATAAAAATGAAGATGACTTTAAAACAATGCTTCATCGTGCCGACCAAGCCCTCTATATTTCCAAGGAAGCTGGCAAAAACACCGCTACCTTCTTAGCTTAAAAACATTTCTAAAGTTCTTACAGAACTCTTAACACGTTTTCAAAGCAAAGCTTCTCAAACTACGTTAACACTTGGTTTTGCTCAGCGCAATGCTCGCGCACATACGTGCTTTGACTTCTTCCAGATTGAAAAGTCTATTAATCAAGCTTTTACCCCCATTTTTGTATAATCTCTTAAAAACTTACATAAGGCACACAGACTCATGAGTGAAAAAAGCACCGTTTACAACCCAAAAGAGATCGAAGAGAGTTACTACAAAATTTGGGAAGATAGAGGCTATTTTGAAATTGATGGCAATAAAACAATTCAAGAAGAAGGTAAAAACTTCTGTATTATGATGCCTCCTCCAAATGTCACAGGAAGCCTCCATATCGGTCATGCCCTCACTTTCACACTTCAAGATATTATCACCCGTTTTAAACGAATGGACGGTTTTAAAACCCTTTGGCAGCCGGGAACCGATCATGCAGGTATTGCTACACAAAATGTGGTTGAAAAACAACTCTTAGCACAAGGCATTACAAAAGAAGAGCTAGGACGCGAAGCATTTTTAGAAAAAGTTTGGGAATGGAAAGCTTACAGTGGCGGGCAAATTGTTCATCAGATGCGAAAGCTTGGCGTTTCTCCTGCTTGGAGTAGAGAACGCTTTACGATGGATGATGGACTTAAAAACTCTGTTAAAAAAGCCTTTGTAAAATACTACAATGAAGGCTTAATCGTTCGTGGTAACTACATGGTCAACTGGTGTACCCATGATGGCGCACTTAGTGACATTGAAGTTGAATTTGAAGCCAATAAAGGCAAGCTTTACCACCTCAAATATTTTCTGAAAGACTCTAGTGAGTTCCTCATCGTAGCAACAACACGTCCAGAAACCTACTTTGGCGATACTGCGGTTATGGTTCACCCTGACGATGAGCGTTACAAGCAACTCATAGGCAAAAAAGTGGTTTTACCACTCATTGATCGTGAGATTGAGATCATTGCGGATGAGCATGTCGATATGAGCTTTGGAACAGGGTGTGTTAAAGTCACTCCTGCGCATGACATCAACGACTACGAAGTGGGTAAACGCCACAATTTAGAATTTATCACTATTTTTGATCCAAGCGGTATTTTAAATGAGCAGTGTGGCGAATTTAAAGGTCGTGAGCGCCTTGAAGTCAGAAATGATGTTGTTTCAAAACTCGAAGCTCTTGGCTTTGTCGATAAAATCGAAGATTATGAGAACCAAGTAGGACACTGCTACCGTTGTAAAAATGTGGTTGAGCCTTATATTTCAAAACAGTGGTTTGTTAAAAAAGAGATCGCAGATGGTGCGATTGCAAAAGTCAATGAACACTTAGCCGAATTTTACCCAAGCCACTGGATCAACTCCTATAATGCGTGGATGAAAGAGCTTCGTGATTGGTGTATTTCTCGCCAACTTTGGTGGGGACATCAAATCCCAGTCTTTTACTGTGGTGCTTGTGGTCACGAATGGGCAAGCGAAAAAGAGAATGAGCACGAATGTCCTAAGTGTTACAGCGACATCGTTACTCAAGACCCAGACGTTCTTGATACGTGGTTTAGCTCAGGCTTATGGCCTTTTTCAACGCTGGGTTGGGAAAATGGTGATGTGTTTAAAGGCGAGAAATGGAATGAGAGCGACTTAAAAGACTTTTACCCAAACACCCTACTCATCACAGGTTTTGACATCCTCTTCTTCTGGGTTGCGCGTATGATGTTCTCAGGCGAACACACGCTTGGCGAGCTTCCTTTTAAAGACATTTACCTCCATGCTCTGGTCAAAGATGAGCACGGTCAAAAAATGAGTAAAAGTAAAGGCAATGTCATCGACCCACTCGATACCATAGCCGAATACAGTGCTGATACCTTACGCTTTACACTCGCTATTTTAGCTGTTCAAGGTCGTGACATTAAGCTAAGTGGTGAAAAACTGGAGCAAATTCGTAACTTTACTAACAAACTCTACAACGCTTCACGCTTTTTACTCATGAATGCAAACTCCTTTGAAGATTTAGAAAACATCGAAATCAAAACAGCCCTTGGCGCTTACATGAAAAGCCGTTTGGCAGTGGCTATGGAAGAGGTTCGTGGGCATTTTAGCGATTACCGCTTTAATGATGCAGCAACGACGCTTTACCGCTTCTTGTGGGGTGAGTTCTGTGACTGGGGAATTGAGCTTAGTAAAGCTGACAAAAGTAGTATGGCAGAGCTTGGCGCTATCTTTAAAGAGGCGATGAAGCTGATCCACCCTTTTATGCCATTTATCTCCGAATTTTTGTACCAAGAACTCTCCGACACAACATTGGAATCATGCGAGTCCATCATGGTCAAACGCTACCCTCATGCGCTAGAGCGTGATGAAAAGATTGAAAAAATGTTTGAATTGG is a window from the Sulfurospirillum oryzae genome containing:
- a CDS encoding RrF2 family transcriptional regulator — translated: MSLLSTKGMYGLSAMYQLFLSKSNKPLQIKEISARAEIPQNYLEQLLILLRQAGLVNSVRGAYGGYLLAKNAEDILVKDILIALEGSLVVTDGEVKDPVLRIFYEESNAKIQEIFNLPLSEFEVYAQRLNNQLNYSI
- a CDS encoding O-acetylhomoserine aminocarboxypropyltransferase/cysteine synthase family protein, which encodes MNQETLALHYGYDKQQFGTMSVPIYQTTAYDFGSAETAANRFALKELGPIYTRLNNPTTDVLEARIAAVENGEAAIATASGQAAIFFAIANLAEAGDNIIVAKKIYGGATTLLTHTIKRFGIKAKVFDSDSADDLEALIDDKTKAIFFETLSNPQIAIPNIDKIVSIAKKYNILTVADNTVATPILFQPLNHGIDVSVHSASKYISGQGSAIGGLVVEAKGLNAKLIGNPRYPQFNEPDESYHGLVYATLPFPIFSLRIRLSLIRDIGATIAPFNSWLLIQGLETLSLRVKEHSRNAYKVAKFLASHPKVKKVSYPGLESDPLHVRAKQYFKDAQTSGLLSFEVEGLEFAKHILNSTKIFSVVVNIGDSKSIITHPASTTHQQLSLKELEKAGVKAGLIRLSIGLENADDLIEDLKIALG
- the cysK gene encoding cysteine synthase A, whose amino-acid sequence is MYAHNVTELIGNTPLVKLNHASNASNALVLGKCEFLNPSHSVKDRIGFNMIKTALDKGLIDHNSIIIEPTSGNTGIGLATVCASLGLKLILTMPSSMSLERRKLLAALGAELVLTEPTLGMRGAVEKATELSKETPNSYVPQQFANESNPAIHYATTAEEIWKDTDGKVDIFVAAVGTGGTITGTGKRLKELNPNIQIIAVEPETSPVLSGGAPGPHKIQGIGAGFIPAVLDTKVYDEVIKVSYENAIETSRNLAKQEGLLVGISAGANVFVASEIAQKAENKGKTIVTILCDTGERYLSAGLYEYKES
- a CDS encoding valine--tRNA ligase, which produces MSEKSTVYNPKEIEESYYKIWEDRGYFEIDGNKTIQEEGKNFCIMMPPPNVTGSLHIGHALTFTLQDIITRFKRMDGFKTLWQPGTDHAGIATQNVVEKQLLAQGITKEELGREAFLEKVWEWKAYSGGQIVHQMRKLGVSPAWSRERFTMDDGLKNSVKKAFVKYYNEGLIVRGNYMVNWCTHDGALSDIEVEFEANKGKLYHLKYFLKDSSEFLIVATTRPETYFGDTAVMVHPDDERYKQLIGKKVVLPLIDREIEIIADEHVDMSFGTGCVKVTPAHDINDYEVGKRHNLEFITIFDPSGILNEQCGEFKGRERLEVRNDVVSKLEALGFVDKIEDYENQVGHCYRCKNVVEPYISKQWFVKKEIADGAIAKVNEHLAEFYPSHWINSYNAWMKELRDWCISRQLWWGHQIPVFYCGACGHEWASEKENEHECPKCYSDIVTQDPDVLDTWFSSGLWPFSTLGWENGDVFKGEKWNESDLKDFYPNTLLITGFDILFFWVARMMFSGEHTLGELPFKDIYLHALVKDEHGQKMSKSKGNVIDPLDTIAEYSADTLRFTLAILAVQGRDIKLSGEKLEQIRNFTNKLYNASRFLLMNANSFEDLENIEIKTALGAYMKSRLAVAMEEVRGHFSDYRFNDAATTLYRFLWGEFCDWGIELSKADKSSMAELGAIFKEAMKLIHPFMPFISEFLYQELSDTTLESCESIMVKRYPHALERDEKIEKMFELVIEAIVGIRRAKANIDLGNKKIEHAYIKVPNAENLKDAIKYICLLAKVENIDFTETKIPNSATDVGDNIEVFIPLEGVDLSPIIERLNNQKIKLDKEIMKLSGMLSNERFVANAPKEVIAENQKGLDDAKSKMAKIEAELSSLGV
- a CDS encoding DUF2018 family protein, which encodes MLYEDEDDFFMGSPRSKFFDILFNANQELVKTRLLELVDRYSAMEILLEKQMDADALENMIGTVLMEDMDAVMEHSNDLFITAVGDILTKNE
- a CDS encoding GGDEF domain-containing protein, which translates into the protein MKRIPSIILKKPILLGSITFVVNLFISTIPVLILHEKHLEQFKNTFDLTDFLNSNLLLEQQGIVHGALFYSFLFSIILSTLVTFLAFFLKKSYLEVENLSHFDGLTGLYNRLMFMTIFEKEIHKVKRNRSNHLFLVILDIDDFKPINDTFGHLVGDEAIKTTAHTLQYLLRTSDTIARFGGDEFIICIVDHDKDAASVIVNRILNEFNNKTIPVTRNGDKHDLQINLSIGYTAYKNEDDFKTMLHRADQALYISKEAGKNTATFLA